A window of the Pseudoalteromonas sp. A25 genome harbors these coding sequences:
- a CDS encoding glycosyltransferase family 4 protein: protein MTTVFITNIPAPYREKVHEIASEKLSGDYCVLYCAKIESNRKWNFSLGNYNKRFLKSRIIKFRGRNIYLDSNIRNILNEIKPEVIVIGGFSMPMIAAYLWALFNDKKVVSFSDANLHSESKLSFFHKGIRKIFYGVSQAFVGASKKTQDLFRTYGAKEEQLFQSHLCANNSLLFQYDKSFDNREYDIILCGQMIESKMFDFSLDVVRRIKEIRSDVSVKVLGSGPLKEHILNRLDSMAIKYDYPGFVSQEELPTHYSSSKVFFFPTRKEAWGVVANEACASGTPVISTPEAGAANELIVNDHNGFVLKPDVNEWADAALHLLTDADKWAEFSKNAKNAVKKYSYFNAAQGIVNASEFVRKKS, encoded by the coding sequence GTGACGACGGTATTCATTACTAATATTCCCGCACCTTATCGTGAGAAAGTACATGAGATTGCTAGCGAGAAGCTTAGCGGTGATTATTGTGTGCTTTATTGTGCAAAAATCGAATCAAATAGGAAGTGGAATTTTTCTCTCGGAAATTATAATAAACGGTTTTTAAAAAGTCGTATAATTAAATTTAGAGGGAGGAATATATATTTAGATTCAAATATCAGAAATATTCTAAATGAAATAAAACCAGAGGTGATCGTTATCGGTGGGTTTTCAATGCCCATGATTGCTGCGTATTTATGGGCGTTATTTAATGATAAGAAAGTTGTGTCATTTTCTGATGCCAATTTACACTCGGAAAGTAAATTGAGTTTTTTCCATAAAGGTATTCGAAAAATATTTTATGGAGTAAGCCAAGCATTTGTAGGGGCAAGTAAGAAAACTCAAGATTTGTTTCGTACTTACGGTGCGAAAGAAGAACAGCTTTTTCAAAGCCATTTATGTGCGAATAACTCTTTACTATTTCAATATGATAAAAGCTTTGATAACAGAGAATATGACATCATTTTATGTGGCCAAATGATCGAAAGTAAAATGTTCGACTTTTCACTAGATGTTGTACGACGAATTAAAGAAATAAGATCTGATGTGAGCGTGAAGGTATTAGGTTCAGGACCCTTAAAAGAACACATATTAAATCGTTTGGATTCGATGGCAATTAAGTATGATTACCCTGGATTTGTTAGTCAAGAAGAACTGCCCACTCATTACTCTTCGTCTAAAGTGTTTTTTTTCCCGACTAGGAAAGAAGCCTGGGGGGTTGTTGCGAATGAAGCCTGTGCTTCTGGAACACCTGTAATATCGACACCAGAAGCAGGCGCAGCAAACGAACTCATTGTGAATGATCACAACGGGTTTGTATTAAAACCCGATGTTAATGAATGGGCAGATGCAGCTCTGCACCTCTTAACAGATGCTGATAAGTGGGCGGAATTTTCAAAGAATGCAAAAAACGCGGTTAAAAAGTATAGCTAT
- a CDS encoding glycosyltransferase family 4 protein yields the protein MKVNIVARPDHSLKMYSDIMELLDKNEELNLFTFYALRQGSLLNRLFPKLKVAPETSFTLDFYTIVTRLANKVLRKVGANVRENESFMFELLAPKRTIQSCEVLHYWPFYCADMIKRIKKEKDLATVAEFYEAEPSYVNELYATEYERYGLSFNRPINMMIDQNMAFSFEDNFIVASEFTRRSYAIKYPEKKYYVCKYGPAGYLLDDNAFREISKRRSASVNNIVYVGQVCLEKGVHYLLDAVKGLNVDLHLIGPIREGQETVFNKLLARTDNVKWHGAMRHTEVLNKLSEYDAFCLPSLADNYSLAVVEALSKGMPVIVTANCGNADDVQNFNLGMVTKVKDAASIRECIIKLKTTFDYVDFESGLRSFFSETNRNAYPQSVLNVYRELSRKSK from the coding sequence TTGAAGGTAAATATTGTTGCGCGTCCTGACCACTCTCTCAAAATGTATAGTGATATAATGGAGTTACTAGATAAAAATGAAGAGTTAAACCTTTTTACCTTTTATGCGCTAAGGCAAGGCTCATTGCTGAACCGATTGTTTCCGAAACTTAAAGTAGCACCTGAAACTTCTTTTACCTTAGACTTCTATACAATTGTAACAAGATTAGCAAATAAAGTGTTAAGAAAAGTTGGGGCCAATGTACGAGAAAATGAGAGCTTTATGTTTGAGCTCTTAGCTCCAAAGCGAACGATACAAAGTTGTGAAGTACTGCATTATTGGCCATTTTACTGTGCTGATATGATCAAAAGAATAAAAAAAGAAAAGGATTTAGCTACTGTTGCTGAGTTTTATGAGGCTGAACCAAGTTATGTAAATGAACTATACGCCACAGAATATGAACGCTATGGGCTGAGTTTCAATCGTCCAATAAATATGATGATTGATCAAAATATGGCATTTTCTTTTGAGGATAACTTTATTGTTGCTTCTGAATTTACCAGACGGAGCTATGCAATTAAATATCCTGAAAAAAAATACTATGTTTGTAAGTATGGACCTGCCGGCTATTTATTAGATGATAATGCATTTAGAGAAATATCAAAACGTAGAAGTGCAAGTGTCAACAATATAGTATATGTAGGACAGGTATGTTTAGAAAAAGGCGTTCATTATCTTTTAGATGCGGTTAAAGGTCTGAACGTTGACCTCCATTTAATCGGGCCTATCCGTGAAGGGCAAGAAACAGTATTTAATAAATTGCTTGCACGGACTGATAACGTTAAATGGCATGGCGCGATGCGACATACCGAGGTGTTAAATAAGCTTTCAGAATATGATGCATTTTGTTTGCCTTCATTGGCGGATAATTATTCTTTGGCAGTCGTTGAAGCTTTAAGTAAGGGAATGCCAGTCATTGTCACAGCAAATTGTGGTAATGCAGATGACGTTCAGAACTTTAATCTTGGTATGGTGACTAAGGTAAAGGATGCAGCCTCTATTAGAGAGTGCATTATAAAACTAAAAACTACATTTGATTATGTTGATTTTGAATCTGGGCTTCGCAGTTTTTTTTCAGAAACTAACAGAAATGCGTACCCCCAATCTGTTTTAAATGTTTACAGAGAACTATCGAGGAAAAGTAAGTGA
- a CDS encoding glycosyltransferase family 2 protein, with protein sequence MGFKDLVTVFIPVFNAERYLEKAIESVLNQTYENLDILIINDGSTDSSSEIISKYSEVDSRIRFISRENKGICYTRNQGVKNCKGKYLALLDADDICMPQRIEKQVEFLKNNPSISVVGSSVYVIDKDDNILGVNKVKTKGEYIKASMITGSQIVNPSAMFNFEMVKQDLVYEKNYDSAEDLQLWLELYLKGHRFANLPDKLIKYRSTSTSLSHIMNEEKINMSARLIQSALYRSGRDISYEISNICSRNYSWKYILSCLVLLPRVKFDRYYFLRVLIFFVLVLKCIFKILK encoded by the coding sequence GTGGGTTTTAAGGATTTGGTAACAGTTTTTATACCTGTTTTTAATGCAGAGCGCTATCTCGAAAAAGCTATTGAATCTGTGTTGAATCAAACATATGAAAATCTAGATATATTAATAATAAATGATGGTTCTACTGATTCATCTTCTGAAATAATTTCTAAATATAGTGAAGTGGATAGCAGGATTAGGTTTATCAGTAGAGAGAATAAAGGTATATGCTATACAAGAAATCAGGGAGTTAAAAACTGTAAAGGTAAATACTTGGCTCTTTTAGATGCGGATGATATTTGTATGCCGCAGAGAATAGAAAAACAGGTCGAGTTTCTGAAGAATAACCCATCTATTTCAGTTGTTGGCTCTTCAGTTTATGTTATCGATAAAGATGATAATATATTGGGTGTAAATAAAGTTAAAACAAAGGGCGAGTATATTAAGGCGTCAATGATTACCGGGAGTCAAATTGTTAATCCTTCAGCTATGTTTAATTTTGAAATGGTAAAACAAGACTTAGTTTATGAAAAAAACTATGATTCCGCAGAGGACCTACAGCTTTGGCTAGAGCTATATTTAAAGGGACATAGATTTGCAAACCTACCAGACAAGCTTATTAAATATAGAAGCACCTCTACTAGTCTTTCTCATATTATGAATGAAGAGAAGATAAACATGTCTGCGCGACTTATTCAAAGTGCACTTTATAGAAGTGGGCGAGACATATCTTATGAAATATCAAATATATGTAGTAGAAATTATAGCTGGAAGTATATTCTTTCATGTTTAGTATTGTTACCAAGAGTTAAGTTTGATAGGTATTATTTCTTACGAGTTTTAATTTTTTTTGTACTTGTCCTTAAGTGTATTTTTAAAATTCTTAAGTGA
- the wecC gene encoding UDP-N-acetyl-D-mannosamine dehydrogenase: MFNTVSVIGLGYIGLPTAAVIASRGMQVIGVDVNQKAVDTINAGDIHIVEPDLDIVVRGVVATGNLRATTTPEKADAFMVAVPTPFKHSESGEHKADLSYIEAAAKAIAPVLEKGNLVILESTSPVGATEQMAVWLKEARTDLTFPQDAGDNADIKIAHCPERVLPGYVLQELVSNDRVIGGMSSACSEKAVKLYETFVRGECIVTNSRTAEMAKLTENSFRDVNIAFANELSVICDKLKINVWELIKLANRHPRVNILNPGPGVGGHCIAVDPWFIVDSCPDEAKIIKQARLTNDAKPYYVIEQIIKAADEFKRPVIACLGLAFKADIDDLRESPALQIVEELVKQNIGEILAVEPNIESLPERLDIKLTSFGDALDKANIVVVLVDHIQFKNADKIEFAKKVVIDSRGII, encoded by the coding sequence GTGTTTAATACAGTATCAGTTATAGGTCTTGGGTACATTGGTTTGCCAACCGCAGCAGTAATTGCTTCTCGTGGTATGCAAGTTATTGGTGTGGATGTCAATCAGAAGGCGGTTGATACAATCAATGCAGGCGATATTCATATTGTTGAGCCAGATCTAGATATTGTAGTTCGTGGTGTGGTTGCAACAGGTAACCTACGTGCGACAACCACTCCAGAGAAAGCTGATGCGTTTATGGTCGCCGTGCCGACGCCATTTAAGCACAGTGAAAGTGGGGAACATAAAGCGGATCTTTCTTATATTGAAGCTGCAGCAAAAGCAATAGCGCCTGTACTTGAAAAAGGTAATTTGGTCATTCTTGAATCTACGTCGCCGGTAGGCGCGACGGAGCAAATGGCTGTGTGGCTAAAAGAAGCTAGAACGGATCTGACTTTTCCACAAGACGCTGGTGATAATGCTGATATTAAAATTGCGCATTGCCCTGAGCGTGTATTACCTGGTTATGTACTTCAGGAACTTGTGAGCAATGACCGCGTGATTGGCGGTATGAGCTCTGCCTGTAGTGAAAAGGCGGTAAAGCTTTACGAAACTTTTGTTCGTGGCGAGTGTATTGTAACTAATTCTCGTACAGCTGAAATGGCTAAACTCACGGAAAATTCATTCCGTGATGTGAATATTGCATTTGCCAATGAACTCAGTGTGATTTGTGACAAATTGAAAATTAACGTTTGGGAGCTGATTAAGCTTGCAAACCGCCACCCTCGCGTAAACATTCTAAATCCTGGTCCAGGTGTAGGAGGTCATTGTATAGCCGTCGATCCTTGGTTTATCGTAGATAGTTGCCCTGATGAAGCAAAGATAATTAAACAAGCTCGTTTAACTAACGATGCTAAGCCATATTATGTAATTGAGCAAATCATTAAAGCTGCTGATGAATTTAAGCGCCCAGTAATTGCTTGTTTAGGGTTAGCATTTAAAGCTGATATTGATGATTTGCGAGAAAGCCCTGCTTTACAAATTGTTGAAGAGCTGGTTAAACAGAATATAGGCGAAATACTTGCAGTCGAGCCAAATATTGAATCTTTACCAGAAAGGCTAGATATTAAGCTAACATCATTTGGTGATGCGCTTGATAAGGCTAATATAGTAGTTGTCTTGGTTGATCATATACAGTTTAAAAATGCCGATAAAATAGAGTTTGCAAAGAAAGTTGTTATTGATAGCCGTGGGATAATCTAA
- the wecB gene encoding non-hydrolyzing UDP-N-acetylglucosamine 2-epimerase — MAPLVKELLADARFETKVCVTGQHREMLDQVLELFDISPDYDLNIMEPGQTLSTVTSKIILGLEPILKELKPDVVLVHGDTATTFAASLAAYYQQIAIGHVEAGLRTGDLYSPWPEEGNRQLTGVLTKFHFAPTHSSKQNLLLESYPDEDIYVTGNTVIDALLLIRNKINEDTQLQASLSESFPMLSDDKKLILVTGHRRESFGGGFERICEALRQVALKHPNCQVVYPVHLNPNVQEPVNRLLKGIDNIFLIEPQQYLPFVYLMDKAHIILTDSGGIQEEAPSLGKPVLVMRDTTERPEAVSAGTVKLVGTDTHLIVESLNELLTNTEKYLNMSEGHNPYGDGKACQRIAHILATN, encoded by the coding sequence ATGGCACCTCTGGTGAAAGAGCTTCTAGCTGATGCAAGGTTTGAAACAAAAGTGTGTGTTACTGGTCAGCACAGGGAAATGTTAGATCAAGTATTAGAGCTATTTGATATCTCTCCTGATTATGATCTGAACATTATGGAACCTGGACAGACTTTATCTACAGTCACTTCTAAAATTATTTTAGGCCTTGAGCCCATTTTAAAAGAGCTAAAGCCCGATGTAGTGTTGGTACATGGAGATACCGCAACTACTTTTGCAGCATCTTTGGCGGCGTATTACCAGCAGATTGCTATTGGGCACGTTGAAGCGGGTTTGCGCACAGGTGATCTTTACAGCCCATGGCCGGAAGAAGGTAATCGGCAGCTAACAGGCGTCCTGACCAAATTTCATTTCGCTCCTACGCATTCTTCTAAGCAAAATTTATTGCTAGAAAGCTACCCGGATGAAGATATTTATGTAACGGGCAATACGGTTATTGATGCCTTGTTACTGATCCGCAATAAAATTAACGAAGATACGCAGCTGCAAGCTTCATTATCTGAGTCATTTCCAATGCTCAGTGATGACAAGAAACTTATTCTTGTGACGGGACATCGTCGAGAAAGCTTTGGTGGCGGATTTGAGCGTATATGTGAAGCGCTCAGACAAGTTGCGCTCAAGCACCCAAACTGCCAAGTTGTATACCCGGTCCACCTTAATCCAAATGTTCAAGAACCTGTAAATAGGCTTTTGAAAGGTATTGATAATATCTTTTTGATTGAACCTCAGCAGTATCTACCATTTGTATATTTGATGGATAAAGCACATATCATTTTAACTGACTCTGGTGGAATACAAGAAGAAGCTCCTTCTCTGGGTAAACCAGTACTTGTGATGCGAGACACTACAGAGAGGCCTGAAGCTGTTTCAGCGGGAACGGTCAAATTGGTTGGCACAGACACACATCTTATTGTTGAAAGTCTCAATGAGTTACTCACAAATACTGAAAAGTATTTGAATATGAGTGAAGGACATAACCCCTATGGGGATGGCAAAGCCTGTCAGCGCATTGCACATATACTCGCAACTAATTAA
- the galU gene encoding UTP--glucose-1-phosphate uridylyltransferase GalU — translation MPKVTKAVIPVAGLGTRMLPATKAIPKEMLPLVDKPLIQYVVAEAVAAGITEIVLVTHSSKNSIENHFDTSFELEATLEKRVKRQLLEEVRAIVPKNVTVISVRQPVAKGLGDAILCARSVVGEAPFVVMLPDVIVDQYHSDLKQDNLAAMIKRFNDTSVSQIMVEPVPQERVNQYGIVDLNGQQPAAGNTAPIKDMVEKPDVDTAPSNLSITGRYVLSHNTWDILDYTPPGAGDEVQLTDALHQLLLMEPIEAYEIVGKSHDCGSKLGYMVANLEYGLRCPNLGDDFKAHLTENVNFDLSSNENRHSA, via the coding sequence ATGCCTAAAGTAACTAAAGCCGTGATCCCTGTCGCAGGGCTTGGCACACGTATGTTACCCGCAACTAAGGCCATTCCAAAAGAAATGTTGCCTTTGGTTGATAAGCCGCTCATTCAGTATGTAGTGGCTGAAGCAGTCGCCGCAGGTATTACCGAAATTGTACTCGTTACTCATTCGTCAAAAAACAGCATTGAAAACCACTTTGACACCAGCTTTGAGCTAGAAGCCACGCTTGAAAAGCGTGTAAAACGCCAATTGCTTGAAGAAGTACGCGCCATAGTGCCAAAAAACGTGACCGTGATCTCTGTACGCCAGCCAGTCGCCAAAGGGCTCGGCGATGCTATTTTATGTGCTCGCTCTGTTGTAGGTGAAGCCCCATTTGTGGTGATGCTACCGGATGTGATAGTCGACCAATACCACAGTGATTTAAAGCAAGACAACCTAGCAGCTATGATCAAACGCTTTAATGACACCAGCGTAAGCCAAATCATGGTCGAGCCCGTGCCGCAAGAACGCGTAAACCAATACGGTATTGTGGACTTAAACGGCCAACAACCAGCAGCAGGTAACACAGCTCCGATAAAAGATATGGTTGAAAAGCCAGACGTTGACACCGCACCAAGCAACTTATCAATCACAGGTCGTTATGTACTGTCTCATAACACTTGGGATATTTTAGATTACACCCCACCTGGTGCAGGCGATGAAGTACAGCTTACCGATGCACTACACCAATTGCTGCTTATGGAGCCAATAGAAGCCTATGAAATAGTAGGTAAATCTCATGATTGCGGCAGTAAGTTAGGGTATATGGTTGCTAATTTAGAGTATGGCTTGCGTTGTCCTAATTTGGGTGACGATTTTAAAGCGCATTTGACAGAAAATGTAAATTTTGATCTTAGCTCGAACGAAAATAGGCACAGTGCCTAG
- a CDS encoding transglutaminase-like cysteine peptidase codes for MRLFKVCYIVAALMLPLTLLSDDSNYIDKLFEQQVLTQVKQQYDKQALPRFLNWHTLIKTHANDSDWQKLNVVNKFANKYIHYQSDEMHWQAKDYWATPIESLGTGFGDCEDYVIFKYMTLRALGIAQHKMRLMYVRIAHSNEPHMVLVYYDKPNEIPMVLDNTINKILSANRRVDLIPVYAFNAKGLWQARAHGVGKKLSETARMTHWSAMLARIEQSQ; via the coding sequence ATGCGTCTATTTAAAGTGTGCTATATTGTCGCTGCACTCATGCTGCCGCTTACGTTACTCAGTGATGATAGCAATTACATAGACAAGCTTTTTGAGCAACAAGTACTAACTCAAGTAAAACAGCAATATGATAAACAGGCACTGCCGCGCTTTTTAAACTGGCATACGTTAATTAAAACACATGCTAATGATTCGGATTGGCAAAAGCTCAATGTAGTAAATAAGTTTGCCAACAAATATATTCATTACCAAAGTGATGAAATGCATTGGCAAGCAAAAGATTACTGGGCAACACCAATAGAAAGTTTAGGTACAGGGTTTGGGGACTGCGAAGACTACGTCATTTTTAAATATATGACATTGCGAGCTTTGGGTATTGCACAACATAAAATGCGCTTAATGTATGTAAGAATTGCTCACAGCAATGAGCCACATATGGTGCTAGTGTATTACGATAAACCCAATGAAATACCAATGGTGCTAGATAATACAATAAATAAAATTTTATCTGCCAACAGGCGAGTCGATTTAATCCCTGTTTATGCGTTTAATGCAAAGGGGCTTTGGCAGGCCAGAGCACACGGTGTGGGTAAAAAACTTTCAGAGACCGCTCGTATGACGCATTGGAGCGCCATGTTAGCAAGAATTGAACAAAGTCAGTAA
- a CDS encoding bifunctional diguanylate cyclase/phosphodiesterase — translation MRTSISIKYCILLVVSMLFLVLFLITFFKDLTLTKQYLKTELTHQAQNTATNLGLSIAPYINKDDFALAKTMAKAQFDSGYYTNLTFIGSDPELTFNYQFEPKSQHVPDWFVSLVQLTPPTISSEVSSGWHIAGTLSIQVHPGSAYLALYTEFKQTLTATLAVTTLLALILFFFLKAFNKLSRVLQRHTSSQDHLSAVSYSSWFNEFNVITAAFNRYVQQAQQLLSNKDKKIALLRQEVYSDELTGLSNRRALNRDFDAQFENIQKNHDQYYFGLITLSELRTINQSEGYSKGDDYIHRCAKLILDAIELHSDIKAYKLSGSEFAIFGKLSAKQAGFLIDQLRQSFSAFSIAQHGDLLCKPMLIKVRKNERIQALLMRIDAHISKEKHFGQVMPLLDETISGKTKDEWHDILSEYTSLIDIIEVATHFSDSLLDESLNAYEQIFDISIQPVINAAQHIEYQELFIRFKHNGEFLSTSDVFSMAERYGFVLSLERAVVSYILQKIKAIKLTPVAINISNCSLYDHAFNDWLFDILPEVQHQLPPLIFEVNESALVYSANVTRDFINRAKDHNIKITLDRFGTSFSSFQYIQNLRVDYVKIDGSLIKNCDHTDYRFFINTVTSLCHGLGIKVIAAHVETNDVSHLCHAMKIDGQQGLGVVPVSSYTDYIERKDGTVCHEASSARI, via the coding sequence GTGCGTACATCAATATCAATTAAATATTGTATACTGCTTGTTGTGAGCATGCTGTTTTTAGTGCTATTTCTAATTACTTTCTTTAAAGACTTAACGCTCACCAAGCAATACTTAAAAACCGAGTTAACACATCAAGCACAAAATACGGCTACAAACTTAGGCCTGTCGATCGCACCTTATATCAATAAAGATGATTTTGCTCTGGCTAAAACCATGGCAAAGGCACAATTTGATTCAGGCTACTATACCAACCTTACATTTATTGGCAGCGACCCTGAGCTGACATTTAATTATCAGTTTGAGCCCAAATCACAGCATGTACCCGATTGGTTTGTGTCACTTGTGCAACTTACTCCCCCAACAATATCAAGTGAAGTTTCCAGCGGCTGGCACATTGCCGGTACACTGTCTATTCAAGTCCACCCTGGTTCAGCCTATTTAGCGCTGTATACTGAGTTTAAACAAACACTTACCGCCACATTAGCAGTTACTACTTTACTTGCACTGATTTTGTTTTTCTTCCTCAAAGCTTTCAATAAACTTAGTCGCGTACTACAACGGCATACATCAAGCCAAGATCACCTTAGTGCGGTATCTTATTCATCATGGTTTAATGAATTTAATGTCATTACCGCGGCGTTTAACCGTTATGTTCAGCAAGCACAACAACTGCTCAGCAATAAAGATAAAAAAATCGCTTTATTACGACAAGAGGTGTATAGCGACGAATTAACAGGCTTAAGTAACCGAAGAGCACTAAACAGAGACTTTGACGCACAATTTGAGAATATTCAAAAAAACCACGACCAATACTACTTTGGATTAATCACATTGAGTGAGTTACGCACAATCAACCAAAGTGAAGGCTATTCTAAAGGCGATGATTATATACATCGCTGCGCAAAGCTAATACTTGATGCAATCGAACTACATAGTGACATTAAAGCATACAAGCTATCAGGTTCTGAATTTGCCATATTTGGCAAGTTATCAGCAAAACAGGCTGGTTTTTTAATTGATCAGTTACGGCAGTCATTCAGCGCGTTTTCGATCGCTCAGCATGGCGACTTACTATGCAAACCAATGTTGATAAAAGTACGCAAAAATGAGCGTATACAAGCACTATTAATGCGTATTGACGCCCACATTAGCAAAGAAAAACATTTTGGCCAGGTTATGCCGTTACTCGATGAAACCATATCGGGCAAAACCAAAGATGAGTGGCATGACATTTTATCCGAATACACCTCGCTTATTGATATTATTGAAGTAGCTACTCACTTCTCAGATAGCTTGCTTGATGAATCTCTTAATGCCTATGAGCAAATTTTTGACATTTCTATACAGCCAGTTATTAATGCAGCTCAACACATTGAATATCAAGAGCTATTTATTCGTTTTAAACATAATGGTGAGTTTTTAAGTACATCTGATGTGTTTTCTATGGCTGAACGCTATGGTTTTGTGCTCAGTTTAGAACGTGCTGTGGTATCATATATTTTGCAAAAAATAAAGGCCATAAAACTCACCCCTGTTGCCATAAATATCAGTAACTGCTCACTGTACGACCATGCATTTAATGATTGGCTATTTGATATATTGCCAGAAGTACAACACCAGTTACCGCCGCTTATTTTTGAAGTAAATGAATCTGCGCTTGTTTACTCTGCCAATGTAACTCGAGATTTTATTAATCGTGCCAAAGATCACAATATTAAAATTACCCTCGATAGGTTTGGAACAAGCTTTAGTAGTTTTCAATATATTCAAAATTTACGCGTTGATTATGTAAAAATTGATGGTAGCTTAATTAAAAACTGCGACCATACTGATTATCGCTTTTTTATTAATACTGTCACTTCTCTCTGTCATGGTTTAGGCATAAAGGTCATTGCTGCGCATGTTGAGACAAACGATGTATCGCATTTATGTCATGCAATGAAAATAGATGGACAACAAGGGCTAGGAGTTGTACCTGTTTCAAGTTATACTGATTATATTGAAAGGAAAGATGGCACGGTTTGCCACGAAGCAAGCAGTGCAAGAATTTAA
- a CDS encoding O-antigen ligase family protein encodes MKSLRFSSIMLLMLAAIVVLVPIPLASNRIWAWSIFVFWVSLLVLAHCIFCAWRKKTLVRYRWQWGLLGPLLAFAAFQLLQFLNPYTANELITFKNATDLSAAFRIGSIDPYMTQTMLIKTLMYTGFVWLVTQYCTGQRALKILLFAIVLSACLQAFYGTVLNLLNFSHSPVFGYPEGNRARGSFVYQNHFANFLALSLSLAIGWLISELKTSKSRFKFKTFISDAMQTLLSSKMLLRLAIIIMIIGLILSRSRMGNAGFFSALMVTGVLALFIYKRPPTMLKPLLISIFVLDMIIVGSIFGLEKLQQRIEDTSFASETRDEVVIDSMPLIQKNWLTGTGAGTFYTAFPQIQPAPYTSYYDHAHNEYIQFMVELGVPVTLFLGVWVLYCLWLSIRTMQKRNSKLLKGVAFGCCMAILHMLIHNTVDFNLQAPANTMLFLLILSLCFIVKNMPEQNRYKKFAS; translated from the coding sequence ATGAAGTCACTGCGCTTTTCATCCATTATGCTTCTTATGCTTGCCGCCATAGTGGTGCTGGTACCCATTCCACTAGCCAGCAACCGAATTTGGGCCTGGTCTATATTTGTGTTTTGGGTCAGTCTTTTGGTGCTTGCTCACTGCATATTTTGTGCATGGAGAAAAAAAACACTGGTGCGTTATAGGTGGCAATGGGGATTGCTAGGCCCACTGCTCGCGTTTGCGGCTTTTCAATTATTGCAGTTTCTTAACCCTTACACAGCAAACGAACTTATTACCTTTAAAAACGCCACTGACCTTAGTGCAGCATTTAGAATAGGCTCTATTGACCCCTATATGACGCAAACTATGCTAATTAAAACCCTTATGTACACTGGATTTGTTTGGCTTGTAACTCAATATTGCACGGGCCAAAGGGCACTCAAAATATTACTATTTGCAATTGTGCTATCAGCATGCTTGCAAGCTTTTTATGGTACAGTGCTTAACCTACTCAATTTCAGTCATTCACCTGTTTTTGGTTACCCTGAGGGAAACCGAGCTAGAGGCTCATTTGTATATCAAAATCATTTTGCTAACTTTTTAGCATTGAGTTTGTCTCTTGCAATTGGTTGGCTAATATCTGAGCTTAAAACCTCAAAAAGTCGTTTCAAGTTCAAAACCTTCATTAGCGATGCGATGCAAACCTTGCTTAGCTCCAAAATGCTGCTGCGTTTGGCCATTATTATCATGATCATAGGCCTTATTTTAAGTCGCTCTCGCATGGGTAATGCCGGATTTTTTAGCGCACTTATGGTCACGGGTGTATTGGCCTTATTTATATATAAGCGCCCGCCTACCATGCTAAAACCCTTACTTATCAGTATATTTGTACTCGATATGATTATCGTGGGATCTATCTTTGGTTTAGAGAAACTACAGCAACGTATTGAAGACACCAGTTTTGCCTCTGAAACCCGCGATGAAGTGGTAATTGATAGCATGCCTCTTATTCAAAAAAATTGGCTCACAGGCACAGGTGCAGGCACATTCTATACTGCCTTTCCACAGATACAGCCAGCACCTTACACATCTTATTACGACCATGCACACAATGAATATATCCAGTTTATGGTTGAGTTAGGCGTGCCTGTTACCCTATTTTTAGGTGTTTGGGTGCTATATTGCTTGTGGTTGAGTATCAGAACTATGCAAAAACGGAATAGCAAATTACTCAAAGGTGTCGCATTTGGCTGCTGTATGGCGATATTGCATATGCTTATACATAATACAGTTGATTTTAACCTCCAAGCCCCCGCCAATACTATGTTGTTTTTGTTGATACTGAGCTTATGTTTTATCGTCAAGAATATGCCTGAGCAAAATAGATATAAAAAATTCGCAAGCTAG